GGCATGAAAGACGAGTTCTGGAAGGCAACATAGCATTTGTGATGCTTTAAACTTTCTAATGGTGACAGCCACTGTGGTGCTTGAGAGTCAAGGAGGCAGCAGAATTTTGATGCACTTCATCTTATATGACATGCCTCTCATAGTTTTCTAAGGTTAATAATACTGAACCCTTTCAAGACTTGGGATGTTTAATCTCTCCTTCGGATACCAATTTACTGGGGGGAACTTTTAAGGTGATCCTAAACCACCTAATTCAAGTGTTCATCAGAGAATGATGCATGTCAGCTTCTTAGACTGAAAGGCTGCTGTGAACTCGAGAATGTCATTGCTTGCCAGCATTGGAGAGGATGTCCCTCGCTCGTTGATTAACACTAAAGATTAGTTCGCTTGTGGCTCGACTGGAACAAACGGAGATGTCATAAGCATGAGCTGTTTGATCTGTTTCGCTTTGCTGTTTCTCAACTTAAATGTCGTCCTCTTTATTGTTTTGGTCAGAACTGATCTCTAGTTTTATGATTGGATGATTCATCAGGCAGATGCAGGTTCAGTTACCACTGCGAACTTCATCTGTTACTAAATCTAGATTGCAAGGGAGGGGGAAGGAATTTTCGGAGGCAGTAAAGAGAGCTTAATAGAAAACCCTTCAAGTGAATACAAACAGAGACAGCAGGGGACTCTCATACTAGATGCATATAGAAGTGCGGAGTCCAGCTCCgcattattttattgatatttagTGCAAATCCGGATAGACGATTGGCGGCATCTATGCCTTGAGGATGAACTCATCAAGCTCTTTGAAATTCTGGATTGCGAAGTCCTTGATTACGTGGGGATCAGGAATTTCATCGCTTGCCTTCTCAAACCCACACGACCATTTCACCAAGCTTCCGTCTCCTTTAGGAATTACCTTGATGCTGCCATTGAAATTCTTGTAGTACTTCAGGAGATCACCGTCTATAACGCTGTAGGTCACGACCTTGTCTGCTTCGTCCACACCATCAATCTTCTCCTTTGATACTTTAACAAGTGGAGAACCTAGAGCATGGAAAATTTGTTGGAGAAGCGATAAGAGCCACACTTCTAACTCGAGCATAGAGGATGTTTGTGACAAGGATCCGCTTTAAGTGCAATTCAGGCCAAAATGATCTTTCTGTTTAGATCTTGATAGCTTACAGGAAAATAAGTTATTTGGCCAAAAACACCGGTAAATAAAGAAATGGAGTCTCAAGCTGTTTTTCTCACTCAGCCTCTTTCAGTGTCAGCACACTAGCTGAGTCATATAACGTCTTGTTGTTTACTTTTCATTCTTACAAAATTGCAGTCCAAAATCACAGGAAGCAGCACAAACCAATGGACAACAAAAGTTCAAATCTAATCTATAAAGGAGAATTCCTTATTTTATAGACAAGCACTGCATGCCTTCCTTTTGCAACCTCATATCCAAGATGTCTGAGAATAATCGCTACTACTCATCAGTTTCATCTTCATTGAAGAATTCACCTCATCATGCTCATGGCATCTGCAGTTTCAAGTTTTTTTAGATTAAAGGTACATTTAAAGAGCCAAGTCCCCCATTTAAAAGGTGATATGTTTGTCGGATCAAGTTCAACTGCTAAAGATTTTCGCAGTAAGTGCACTTTGCCATCTAATtaatttaggggaaaaaaagcaaCGAAGATACTTCACTATGATCACCATCATATTACCTTCACCATACGTGAAGAGGCGAACTGAGCCAGGAGCCTTCCCATCTCCCTCAAGGACTTCAATATTCTTGTACTGGTCCGGGAAGATCTTTGGGAACAGTTTGGTGGAGTCTCTCATGCTCACCCAAAACTTGTCTGCAGGAGACTTAACCTCAACCTCTGCATCAAGAGTTAAAGGGCCACCCATTTCTGAACGTTCTAACGAGAGAGGAATATGTGGGAATACACGAAGCCGCTGTTTTAGGGACTTGCCAAGATGCCTATATATACTACTCCTCCTGCTTTGATCTATGTATGAGGGCTTTAACTTAGCTCAACTGCCATTCATCTGCCTATCACATCAGCATCATAAATTTGCAGCACCACCAGCCTGCACTGCTCACAACCATCGTATAAATGCAAGGTGAGTGTGTTCTTACAGCAACTTTCAAAGCTGGGGGGCCAAGCAaatattccattttcttttgcctGATCAGGACCAAGATTATCAACCGAGACACATTGTCCATGCCTCGTAAACATAGCAAAACATCGCCATTCCTTCCACCGATAAGCATGGTGTCGGTGCCGCGGATGGCAGAAACATTAAAGTCACTGGAAATTTCATGACCCTTTCCTTACTGGACCTGTTGACTTGATCGTACCTATGCGGTGGTGGAATAAATGTCCGACCGCGGAAACAGGTAGAGAAGTCACTGCTAAACCCCTTTAATTTAAGACAAAGGGAGGCAGGTGGATAAACTGTACGTTAATTCCATTGCAACCTAAAGTTAAATGGAGTGTTTCCATTATCGTGGATTGTCTACGGAAGGGCTCACGCTATTTTTacctttaaaataattttagtaATCTAAAATTTAAATGGATCAAAGTAGCCCTCACTAGGACCTCATTAATGGCaagattgaaatttattttaggctccaatttttcaaaagatgaatgatttagacaaatttttttttctgaaattgatCGCTTAAAGTCCTTGCAATTATTAATTGATAGGATATGTTTTAATTATCAACAATAGTTTTTGATTAAATGTTTTCGTGAACGataaaaagatttttcatgcattcatttttgtaagtgatacaaatgactattttttggaaaatgtattctaaatcatttatttttcgcgaaacaaatgaAACCTTAGTGTAGATCAATCAATCTAATGATTTTCATCAACCTTTCCtaaattgttgtttttctcCTTTAGTGTTTAGATCGAAGAAATTTACATGTTGGTTACTGTTGTACAAGAATTATCTAAGATTCGAGCATATAAGTCAATTCAATGATCGAATTCAATTTAAAAGAGCACCAATAAAGTATATttattatgattgtctttgtaaacttttatttttaataactcCTTGTGATAATCAATTCTTTAGTTcaagcatttttattttttttccaatggcaTTCTTTGGTTAAAgttatgaattttatgattataATTTATACTTAACATACATAAATTAACAAAGATTACCAACAAGTTTATACTCATTTCCAAAAAAGTCAATGCATTCTCAAGTTAAATGGAGTGTTTCCATCATCATGGATTCATTAGATTGTATATAGAAGGGCTCCCGCTATTTTCACCTCTAAAAAAACTTTAGAAATCTAATCTTCATGGGACCTTATTAATGCTaagattgaaaaaaga
The nucleotide sequence above comes from Eucalyptus grandis isolate ANBG69807.140 chromosome 2, ASM1654582v1, whole genome shotgun sequence. Encoded proteins:
- the LOC104432911 gene encoding MLP-like protein 423 — its product is MGGPLTLDAEVEVKSPADKFWVSMRDSTKLFPKIFPDQYKNIEVLEGDGKAPGSVRLFTYGEGSPLVKVSKEKIDGVDEADKVVTYSVIDGDLLKYYKNFNGSIKVIPKGDGSLVKWSCGFEKASDEIPDPHVIKDFAIQNFKELDEFILKA